A genomic region of Sulfuricurvum sp. IAE1 contains the following coding sequences:
- a CDS encoding ABC transporter substrate-binding protein, which yields MLLRLLFIAFLALPAWSYDRIVALSPSVNEILFALGEGEKIVGNTAYCRYPPQSEKIAKVGGFFTPSLEKIVALKPDLVVVQENNAPLAEKLERLGIKTVLVKIDTLASIRKTLLGLGTLLGKKEKASALVAKIDRSVQSLKGITRKKKILIPIGYNTDLSKEVFVAGQNLYFDDIIEASGNVNAFQSTQKGQPALTLEKILALNPDVVIILAPLMKEKKFTEEQLKAPWLKLPINAARTKSVFVESGEYAGIPSDRIVYFIDDFKGFLRESAR from the coding sequence GTGTTATTAAGACTTCTTTTCATCGCTTTTTTGGCCCTTCCGGCCTGGTCGTACGACCGGATCGTCGCGCTGAGCCCCTCGGTCAACGAAATCCTCTTCGCCCTGGGCGAAGGGGAAAAAATCGTGGGGAATACCGCCTACTGCCGCTATCCGCCCCAATCAGAGAAAATCGCCAAAGTCGGGGGATTTTTCACCCCCTCGCTTGAAAAGATCGTAGCCCTCAAACCCGATCTCGTTGTAGTGCAGGAAAACAACGCTCCTCTTGCCGAAAAACTCGAGCGGCTGGGGATCAAAACGGTACTCGTCAAAATCGATACCCTCGCCTCGATCCGAAAAACCCTTCTGGGCCTGGGAACACTGCTCGGCAAAAAAGAGAAAGCATCCGCCCTCGTCGCGAAAATCGACCGTTCGGTCCAAAGCCTCAAAGGGATCACGCGCAAGAAAAAAATCCTGATCCCGATCGGCTACAACACCGACCTTTCCAAAGAGGTCTTCGTCGCGGGGCAGAATCTCTATTTCGACGACATCATCGAAGCCAGCGGCAACGTCAATGCGTTCCAAAGCACCCAAAAAGGGCAACCTGCCCTCACGCTCGAAAAAATACTCGCGCTCAATCCCGACGTGGTCATCATCCTCGCGCCGCTAATGAAAGAGAAAAAATTTACCGAGGAACAGCTCAAAGCCCCGTGGCTGAAACTTCCGATCAATGCGGCCCGAACGAAATCGGTCTTCGTGGAATCGGGCGAATACGCGGGGATACCGAGTGACCGGATCGTCTATTTCATCGACGATTTCAAAGGATTTCTACGTGAATCTGCGCGTTGA
- the bluB gene encoding 5,6-dimethylbenzimidazole synthase: MKAFDAHARTILQSIFVSRRDVRGNRYVDRPIDDAVLHDLLEAAVSAPSVGYSQPWQFVIIQDNALRTEIYREFARENAKAREQFADSSLYPSLKLEGILESALNIAVFYEKPRKPVLGQTTQKKTGEYSVVCAIQNLWLMARAHNIGVGWVSILRPKKVRKLLGMGKEHKLVAYLTLGYVSEFLDEPELLKLGWNSKKELTEVVRWV, encoded by the coding sequence GTGAAAGCCTTCGACGCCCACGCCCGGACCATCCTGCAATCGATTTTCGTCTCCCGGCGCGACGTTCGGGGAAACCGCTACGTCGATCGTCCCATCGATGACGCCGTGCTCCACGATCTCCTCGAAGCGGCCGTCTCGGCGCCCTCGGTAGGGTACTCGCAACCCTGGCAGTTCGTCATCATCCAAGACAACGCCCTTCGCACGGAAATCTACCGCGAATTTGCCCGTGAAAACGCCAAAGCGCGGGAACAATTCGCCGATTCGTCCCTCTACCCTTCGCTCAAACTCGAAGGGATCCTCGAATCGGCACTCAATATCGCGGTCTTCTACGAAAAACCCCGCAAACCGGTGCTGGGGCAGACGACTCAGAAAAAAACGGGGGAATACAGCGTCGTGTGCGCGATCCAGAACCTCTGGCTGATGGCGCGTGCCCACAACATCGGGGTCGGCTGGGTCAGCATCCTCCGCCCCAAAAAGGTGAGAAAACTGCTGGGAATGGGAAAAGAGCACAAGCTCGTCGCCTATCTGACACTGGGATACGTAAGCGAATTTTTGGATGAGCCCGAACTGCTGAAACTGGGGTGGAACAGTAAAAAAGAGCTCACCGAGGTGGTCCGATGGGTGTAA
- the cobT gene encoding nicotinate mononucleotide-dependent phosphoribosyltransferase CobT: protein MIRPITGTRDFAEYLRGKKAHFLLSMSTTATAEIPGITQAGIPGLLHLTPTLDAEFLCTGEVRSLDAVAETPSGVPTPALITRAVHLLHPFAEIGLLDLGLSEKPKVERFACYGFDIPPSGSIDTGARIAAMEVFERGVAFAQTFEPKGDYLILGESIPGGTTTAAATALALGYDAQEMFSSSFKNAPQSTKRRVIEQALTGCEGVNDLFERLAKVSDNMLLFNAGFLLGLQNRDVTTVLAGGTQMAAVLLIVDTILRSMEGSIREGSLALWTTAWLADDPSSDIAGLLRMLSFPIDACCAEFDFSRSSHPALRLYDEGEAKEGVGAGAALVYGILNGLSPEQITRRVEGFLS from the coding sequence ATGATACGACCGATAACCGGAACACGCGATTTTGCCGAATACCTGCGCGGCAAAAAGGCCCACTTCCTCCTCTCCATGAGCACCACGGCTACCGCAGAGATCCCGGGGATCACCCAGGCGGGAATCCCGGGATTGCTCCATCTGACCCCGACCCTGGATGCCGAATTTCTCTGTACCGGGGAAGTACGCAGCCTGGATGCCGTCGCCGAAACCCCTTCCGGGGTTCCCACCCCCGCCCTCATCACCCGTGCCGTCCACCTCCTGCACCCCTTTGCCGAAATCGGGCTGCTCGATCTTGGACTTTCCGAAAAACCGAAAGTGGAACGTTTCGCCTGTTACGGTTTTGACATCCCGCCCAGCGGCTCCATCGATACCGGGGCGCGGATTGCGGCAATGGAGGTTTTCGAACGCGGTGTCGCCTTCGCCCAGACCTTCGAGCCCAAAGGGGACTACCTCATCCTCGGCGAATCGATCCCCGGCGGAACAACGACGGCAGCCGCCACCGCCCTCGCCCTGGGATACGACGCGCAGGAGATGTTCAGCAGCAGTTTCAAAAACGCCCCCCAATCGACCAAACGGCGCGTTATCGAACAGGCGCTGACCGGATGCGAAGGGGTCAACGACCTCTTCGAACGCCTCGCGAAGGTGTCGGACAACATGCTCCTTTTCAACGCCGGATTCCTACTGGGACTCCAGAACCGAGACGTCACGACCGTCCTGGCCGGAGGGACCCAGATGGCGGCGGTGCTGCTGATCGTCGATACGATCCTCCGTTCGATGGAGGGAAGTATCCGCGAAGGATCCCTCGCACTCTGGACGACCGCATGGCTTGCCGACGATCCCTCATCCGACATCGCCGGACTGCTCCGGATGCTCAGTTTCCCCATCGACGCGTGCTGCGCCGAGTTTGACTTCTCCCGCTCCTCCCACCCCGCACTGCGGCTCTACGACGAAGGGGAAGCCAAAGAGGGGGTAGGGGCTGGGGCGGCGCTCGTCTACGGCATCCTGAACGGTCTTTCCCCCGAACAGATCACCCGCCGCGTCGAGGGATTTTTATCATGA
- a CDS encoding cobyrinate a,c-diamide synthase — MVSLCISAVASNQGKTLLTSALLYRFKESVRPFKIGPDFIDPQFHRAICGTDSINLDAFMMNPEQLRWLYGRYADREVAIMEGVMGFYDGMDYGSSAYDVSTLLNVPTVIVLDAQGSYITPSAVLGGLKAYRADNTIKGVILNRLGSQSHYELIKNRIESDFDDVAVLGWVRDGLDALRDTHLGLDLRDRDKLAAISAQALEHIDIDALIALGRSDAPAAKGYPFPPPPRSEDAVAVVCDENFSFLYPDNLRFLEEAFSSVCLVSPSCDEPIPDTCKSVYICGGYVETDAAYETLRNARRFKDSLIRHARSGKIYAECAGLLYLGQRVDDKEMSGILDVSFTLEKRFQRMGYYTNEAGIKGHAFHYTRPLDTEGGFDILRGAKTGTGQAGSWTNAEGNVLGTYLHTLFRSHPDLVRRRLM; from the coding sequence ATGGTTAGTCTCTGCATCAGCGCGGTCGCGTCCAACCAGGGAAAAACGCTTCTTACTTCGGCGCTTCTGTACCGTTTCAAAGAGTCCGTCCGTCCGTTTAAAATCGGTCCCGATTTTATCGATCCGCAGTTCCACCGCGCCATCTGCGGCACCGATAGCATCAACCTCGATGCGTTTATGATGAACCCCGAACAGCTCCGATGGCTGTATGGTCGATACGCCGACCGCGAAGTCGCGATCATGGAGGGGGTAATGGGGTTTTACGACGGCATGGACTACGGCAGCAGCGCTTATGACGTCTCGACGCTGCTCAACGTCCCCACCGTCATCGTCCTCGACGCACAGGGGAGCTACATCACCCCCAGCGCCGTACTCGGAGGGCTCAAAGCCTATCGTGCGGACAACACGATCAAGGGGGTCATCCTCAACCGTCTGGGCTCGCAGAGCCACTACGAACTGATTAAAAACCGGATCGAAAGCGATTTTGACGACGTGGCGGTTCTGGGATGGGTTCGCGACGGCCTCGACGCGCTGCGCGACACCCACCTGGGGCTCGACCTGCGCGACCGCGATAAACTCGCCGCCATTTCCGCCCAGGCCCTCGAGCATATCGACATCGACGCCCTCATTGCCCTGGGGCGCTCCGATGCCCCTGCGGCGAAGGGGTATCCCTTCCCCCCGCCTCCCCGATCCGAAGATGCGGTCGCGGTGGTATGCGATGAGAATTTCTCGTTCCTCTATCCCGACAATCTCCGTTTTCTCGAAGAAGCGTTTTCGTCGGTGTGCCTCGTAAGCCCTTCTTGCGACGAGCCGATCCCCGATACGTGCAAGAGCGTCTATATCTGCGGCGGTTACGTCGAAACCGACGCGGCGTACGAAACCCTCCGCAACGCCCGCCGCTTCAAAGACTCCCTGATCCGCCATGCCCGTTCCGGAAAAATCTACGCCGAATGCGCGGGGCTCCTCTACCTGGGGCAACGGGTCGACGACAAAGAGATGAGCGGGATTCTGGACGTCTCCTTTACCCTCGAAAAGAGGTTCCAGCGGATGGGATACTACACCAACGAAGCGGGGATCAAAGGGCATGCGTTCCACTACACCCGTCCCCTCGACACCGAAGGGGGATTCGATATTCTCCGGGGGGCAAAAACAGGGACCGGGCAGGCGGGGAGCTGGACAAACGCTGAGGGCAACGTCCTGGGAACGTATCTGCACACCCTCTTTCGCAGCCATCCCGACCTCGTCCGACGGAGGCTGATGTGA
- a CDS encoding bifunctional adenosylcobinamide kinase/adenosylcobinamide-phosphate guanylyltransferase, which yields MKILYFGGQKSGKSSLAEAKTLAIATDQPTYLATYDHTYGDTEMGTRIDKHRQTRGENFITLEESRDLLRVIEPHRTYLVDCVSMWILNRMEESEEVLIAEIEALGAIDANIVFVLNDVGSGVIPSDPISRRYVDLSGIIGQKLAQICDEVYEVKLGLERRLK from the coding sequence ATGAAGATACTCTATTTCGGAGGGCAGAAATCAGGCAAAAGTTCTCTGGCGGAGGCAAAGACGCTCGCCATCGCAACCGACCAACCCACCTACCTCGCCACCTACGATCACACATACGGCGACACCGAGATGGGAACGCGGATCGACAAACACCGTCAAACGCGCGGTGAAAACTTCATCACCCTCGAAGAGAGCCGCGACCTTCTACGTGTAATCGAACCTCACCGCACCTACCTCGTCGACTGCGTCTCGATGTGGATACTCAACCGCATGGAGGAGAGCGAAGAGGTATTGATCGCAGAGATCGAAGCGCTGGGAGCCATCGACGCTAACATCGTGTTTGTTCTCAATGATGTCGGATCGGGGGTGATCCCCTCCGATCCGATCAGCCGCCGCTACGTCGATTTGTCGGGGATCATCGGTCAAAAACTCGCCCAAATCTGCGACGAAGTGTACGAAGTGAAACTGGGGTTGGAGAGACGGCTCAAATGA
- a CDS encoding methyl-accepting chemotaxis protein, which produces MHFFNTIKGKFIVNLIAAVSAILVSVIVAYFIATSSIKTIMTSDLNTVADSLEQTVLYISEIDPEAYKNDTFKKDIFKIKIGQSGYVYLVDSKGTMRVHPKKEGENLAGHDYIDEIRSHKEGGIYEYHSATTGQDKIAAYRYIPAWDMWVVPGINKADYFDELKAGFFKWFMILGTALTGILIAINYFSGRSILGPIEALDNVSSDLAHGNGDLTKRLPIMNKNDEIGIASNYLNQFIAKIQSTINDTKRITTSAVGSTSTLHNSASNLSIQSEKTNAIAQNTNATAAEIGETLEQSVSIAKSTLDNSRSTEQELNSVREIANAITREIHSTTQMSNDLAERFTQLSSDAASVSGVLGIISDIADQTNLLALNAAIEAARAGEHGRGFAVVADEVRKLAERTQKSLTEINSTISVVIQSISDSSDMMSTNSENIERLAERSEEIDAKIDSAAQVLRTNVDASRQSVEAAEAMARKINEIIAKVSEMSGLSQSNQEEITKISAIAGELYDAATSLNAQLGQFKS; this is translated from the coding sequence ATGCATTTTTTCAACACGATCAAAGGCAAATTCATCGTCAATCTGATCGCCGCGGTCAGCGCGATCTTGGTGAGTGTCATTGTAGCATACTTCATCGCCACGAGTTCGATCAAGACGATCATGACGAGCGATCTCAACACCGTCGCCGACTCGCTCGAGCAAACGGTTCTCTACATCTCCGAAATCGACCCTGAAGCGTACAAAAACGACACCTTCAAAAAAGACATCTTCAAGATCAAAATCGGACAGAGCGGATACGTTTATCTCGTCGACAGCAAAGGGACGATGCGCGTCCACCCGAAAAAAGAGGGAGAAAATCTCGCAGGGCACGATTACATCGATGAAATCCGTTCCCACAAAGAGGGGGGGATCTACGAGTACCACTCGGCAACGACCGGCCAGGATAAGATCGCGGCGTATCGCTATATCCCCGCGTGGGACATGTGGGTCGTCCCGGGGATCAACAAAGCCGACTATTTCGACGAACTCAAAGCCGGATTCTTCAAATGGTTCATGATCCTCGGCACCGCGCTCACCGGTATCCTGATCGCAATCAACTATTTCTCCGGGCGCAGTATCCTGGGGCCCATCGAAGCGCTCGACAACGTTTCTTCCGACCTAGCGCACGGGAACGGGGACTTGACCAAACGGCTGCCGATCATGAACAAAAACGACGAAATCGGTATCGCCAGCAACTACCTCAACCAGTTCATCGCCAAAATCCAAAGCACGATCAACGATACGAAGCGGATCACCACTTCGGCCGTCGGTTCAACGTCGACGCTTCACAATTCGGCCAGCAACCTCTCCATCCAGTCGGAAAAAACGAACGCGATCGCACAGAACACCAATGCCACGGCAGCCGAAATCGGTGAAACGCTCGAGCAAAGCGTCAGCATTGCCAAAAGCACCCTCGACAACAGCCGCTCGACCGAACAGGAACTCAACAGCGTCCGGGAAATCGCCAACGCCATTACGCGCGAAATCCACAGCACGACGCAGATGAGCAACGATCTGGCCGAACGCTTCACCCAGCTTTCCAGCGATGCGGCCAGCGTCAGCGGGGTCTTGGGAATCATCTCCGACATTGCCGACCAGACCAACCTTCTCGCCCTCAACGCCGCGATCGAAGCGGCACGTGCGGGAGAACACGGACGCGGGTTCGCCGTCGTTGCCGACGAAGTGCGCAAACTGGCGGAACGTACTCAAAAAAGCCTCACTGAAATCAACTCGACGATTTCGGTCGTCATCCAGTCGATCTCCGATTCGTCCGACATGATGAGCACCAACAGTGAAAACATCGAGCGTCTCGCCGAGCGGAGCGAAGAGATCGACGCCAAAATCGATTCGGCCGCGCAGGTACTGCGCACGAATGTCGATGCCAGCCGTCAAAGCGTCGAAGCGGCCGAAGCGATGGCCCGCAAAATCAACGAGATCATCGCCAAAGTCTCCGAGATGTCGGGGCTTTCTCAAAGCAACCAAGAAGAGATCACCAAAATCTCCGCCATTGCCGGGGAACTCTACGACGCGGCAACCAGCCTCAACGCGCAACTGGGGCAGTTTAAAAGCTGA
- a CDS encoding ABC transporter ATP-binding protein yields the protein MNLRVENLSTPFLKGISFALGDEDAVILGANGAGKTTLARALVGLYETPAVYAEGKQIAELGAKLRAQLLNFVPSRLDVFDEYIDAEAFLKLSLLNGSTQKNLEAVMARLDIAGLRNTPCRCLSSGESQLLLFAGGLLHNARLTIFDEPTANLDSDKKIKLFGMLKEHPGRKIVITHDLNLAYRLGYRILYLREGELVFDGSGNDFFEESRFRSLFGDSICRIEGHFTVNYR from the coding sequence GTGAATCTGCGCGTTGAAAACCTCTCAACCCCCTTTCTAAAGGGGATTTCCTTCGCACTGGGAGATGAAGACGCGGTAATACTGGGAGCCAACGGCGCGGGCAAAACGACCCTTGCACGGGCACTTGTAGGGCTTTATGAAACGCCCGCCGTGTACGCGGAAGGGAAACAAATCGCCGAACTCGGCGCCAAGCTCCGCGCGCAGCTGCTCAACTTCGTCCCCTCCAGACTCGACGTTTTCGACGAATACATCGATGCGGAAGCGTTCTTGAAACTCTCGCTTCTCAACGGATCGACCCAGAAAAACCTCGAAGCGGTGATGGCACGGCTCGATATCGCGGGGCTCCGAAACACCCCATGCCGATGTCTCAGCAGCGGGGAAAGCCAGCTCCTGCTCTTCGCCGGAGGATTGCTGCACAATGCCCGCTTGACCATTTTCGATGAACCGACCGCAAACCTCGACAGCGACAAAAAAATCAAGCTCTTCGGGATGCTCAAAGAACATCCCGGACGGAAAATCGTCATCACCCACGATCTGAACCTCGCCTACCGTCTGGGGTACCGGATCCTCTATCTGCGAGAAGGGGAACTCGTTTTCGACGGGTCGGGGAACGATTTTTTCGAAGAGAGCCGTTTCCGCTCCCTTTTCGGAGACTCGATCTGCCGGATTGAGGGACATTTTACGGTGAACTACCGATGA
- a CDS encoding DUF4430 domain-containing protein, whose protein sequence is MIRFFIVLLSTSLSLAAQEIDVTIVYGDGRPERTIRTTYTPKETTALELLQKVSRVETEQKGKFTFVRSIDGMKSVVGKFGWFYLIDGQSVHKMAQNYRLENAGTMTWVYKVEACY, encoded by the coding sequence TTGATCCGGTTTTTCATCGTGCTGCTGAGCACCTCCCTGTCCCTTGCCGCTCAGGAGATCGACGTGACGATCGTCTACGGGGACGGCCGTCCCGAACGCACTATCCGAACTACCTACACGCCCAAAGAGACGACGGCGCTGGAACTTCTGCAAAAAGTGAGCCGCGTGGAGACGGAGCAAAAAGGAAAATTCACCTTTGTCCGTTCGATCGACGGTATGAAGTCGGTCGTCGGAAAATTCGGCTGGTTTTACCTCATAGACGGACAATCGGTCCATAAAATGGCGCAAAACTACCGTCTTGAAAACGCCGGAACAATGACGTGGGTCTATAAGGTCGAAGCGTGTTATTAA
- a CDS encoding TonB-dependent siderophore receptor: MHRHTLSLVAAATFVASTEARELTLDPIVVSASKTEQSLRSVTANTDVITAEEIAERRYTTLAEALNSLAGVGIAANGGLGKSTSLYLRGFDSKRTLVLIDGIRYNDNTSMDGASFEHLILGDIERIEVIKGAQSGIWGSDASAGVVNIITRKTLPGTEAKARYERGNFGTEKYAASIAYASEALDVRLDAQQIASDGFSAYARRYADLDRYEDDAYKNRTLGLSAGYRFDGENTLRFSHTDIDVYTEYDGTSGDSAANYRKDEKLSRLSYENRFGDTLTTVYANRSTFERDYSTGTAYDGRVDEYGVHSRIGYRKSDFIVFGGDYKTFEHLNRLNRSYDNKAVFVTNTNILATGTVLTESLRRDAFDAFSDKTTGKIGFKHPFMGEGYLGANYGSAYNVPTLYQLYDPTYGNTALKPEETRSYDITVGFGGVSLTYFESRIRDMIEYDFTASRYGNIEGTSTIKGIEAACKQELGSDILVSLGYTRLDAENQRGENLRRRAKESLKFGLDYYGIPKTHVAISGEYVGSRYDSDNDQGAQTGRYTVASLVADHTFSKHLKIYAKVDNITDKYYQSVNNYAASPRAYYVGMEVSF; the protein is encoded by the coding sequence ATGCACCGACACACTCTTTCACTCGTTGCCGCCGCAACGTTCGTCGCTTCAACCGAAGCCAGGGAGCTGACGCTCGACCCGATCGTCGTAAGTGCTTCCAAAACCGAGCAGAGCCTCCGTAGCGTTACCGCCAATACCGACGTCATTACCGCCGAAGAGATCGCCGAACGGCGCTATACGACCCTCGCCGAAGCGCTCAACTCCCTCGCCGGGGTAGGGATCGCCGCCAACGGCGGCCTGGGAAAATCAACCTCTCTTTACCTGCGGGGATTCGATTCAAAACGGACCCTCGTCCTGATCGACGGCATCCGCTACAACGACAACACCTCGATGGACGGCGCGTCGTTCGAGCATCTCATCCTCGGCGATATTGAACGGATCGAAGTGATCAAAGGGGCCCAAAGCGGCATCTGGGGAAGCGACGCAAGTGCGGGGGTGGTCAACATCATCACCCGCAAAACGCTCCCCGGAACCGAAGCAAAAGCCCGCTACGAACGGGGAAATTTCGGAACCGAAAAGTACGCCGCCTCGATTGCATACGCGAGCGAGGCGCTCGACGTCCGTCTTGATGCGCAACAAATCGCTTCGGACGGGTTCAGCGCGTACGCGCGGCGGTATGCCGACCTCGACCGCTACGAAGACGACGCCTATAAAAACCGCACCCTCGGGCTGAGCGCGGGCTACCGGTTTGACGGCGAGAACACGCTCCGTTTCTCCCACACCGACATCGACGTCTACACCGAATACGACGGTACAAGCGGCGATTCGGCCGCCAACTACCGCAAAGACGAAAAACTCAGCCGCCTGAGCTATGAGAACCGCTTCGGCGATACCCTTACCACGGTCTATGCCAACCGTTCGACGTTCGAACGCGACTATTCGACCGGGACGGCCTACGACGGCAGGGTCGACGAATACGGTGTCCACTCCCGCATCGGTTACCGCAAGAGCGATTTCATCGTTTTCGGAGGGGATTACAAAACCTTCGAGCATCTCAACCGTCTGAACCGGAGCTACGACAACAAAGCCGTTTTCGTCACAAACACCAATATTCTCGCGACCGGCACCGTTCTGACCGAATCGCTGCGGCGCGACGCCTTTGACGCCTTCAGCGACAAAACGACCGGAAAAATCGGTTTCAAACACCCTTTTATGGGGGAAGGGTATCTTGGCGCGAACTATGGGAGCGCCTATAACGTCCCCACTCTCTACCAGCTTTACGATCCGACCTACGGAAACACCGCCCTCAAACCCGAAGAGACCCGAAGCTACGACATCACGGTAGGCTTCGGTGGGGTTAGCCTCACCTATTTCGAGAGCCGCATCCGGGATATGATCGAGTACGATTTCACCGCATCGCGATACGGAAACATCGAGGGGACCTCGACGATCAAAGGGATCGAGGCGGCCTGCAAACAAGAGCTCGGCAGCGATATCCTCGTGTCGTTGGGATACACCCGCCTCGATGCCGAAAACCAGCGCGGAGAGAATCTCCGCCGTCGTGCGAAAGAGAGCCTCAAATTCGGCCTGGACTACTACGGTATTCCCAAAACGCACGTCGCAATCAGCGGAGAGTACGTCGGAAGCCGTTACGACAGCGACAACGATCAGGGGGCGCAGACGGGAAGATACACGGTCGCCTCCCTCGTGGCCGACCATACGTTCTCGAAACATCTCAAAATCTACGCAAAAGTCGATAATATTACCGACAAATACTACCAAAGCGTCAACAACTACGCGGCAAGCCCGCGGGCATATTATGTGGGAATGGAGGTATCGTTTTGA
- a CDS encoding phosphotransferase — protein sequence MGVKTHIDAADIAPFWEARTLHPTQDGVRDTVYWLDNDYVLKVFEEASVESAQREWELLASLAPLPVPRALTPVFALRGKSALVYAKCAGTSPNRPTENQIRGIGAFLRDLHGRTRGKQSGNLPLFKRERLAELIARTGHEPFSALFAELRIDLRDEGIIHGDLFPDNASFCGDELGCVYDWSEACNGDFTFDLAVTALAWCADDAHTRMLLDAYGYTEAIERFRPYVRYAGLYYSVTRFLAGRDHTDLWEKIQ from the coding sequence ATGGGTGTAAAAACGCACATTGACGCCGCAGATATCGCACCGTTCTGGGAAGCGCGCACCCTGCACCCCACCCAAGACGGGGTACGTGACACGGTTTATTGGCTCGATAACGACTACGTTCTCAAAGTGTTCGAAGAAGCGAGTGTCGAATCGGCACAAAGGGAGTGGGAACTGCTCGCTTCGCTCGCTCCACTCCCCGTTCCCAGGGCACTCACCCCCGTTTTCGCCCTGCGGGGAAAAAGCGCTCTCGTGTACGCCAAATGCGCAGGAACCAGTCCCAACCGCCCCACCGAAAACCAGATCCGCGGCATCGGGGCGTTTTTGAGAGATCTTCACGGCCGCACGCGGGGAAAACAGAGCGGCAATCTCCCCTTATTCAAACGCGAGCGGCTCGCAGAACTGATCGCCCGAACGGGACATGAACCGTTTTCCGCCCTGTTCGCCGAACTCCGGATCGATCTGCGCGACGAGGGGATCATACACGGGGATCTTTTCCCCGACAATGCCTCTTTCTGCGGCGACGAACTGGGCTGCGTCTACGACTGGAGCGAAGCGTGCAACGGCGATTTCACCTTCGATCTCGCCGTCACGGCCCTCGCATGGTGCGCCGACGATGCGCATACGCGGATGCTGCTGGATGCGTACGGATATACCGAAGCGATCGAACGTTTCCGCCCCTACGTCCGCTACGCCGGACTTTACTACAGCGTCACCCGCTTCCTCGCGGGGCGCGACCATACCGACCTCTGGGAGAAAATACAATGA
- a CDS encoding iron ABC transporter permease yields MKRLIFALSLTILAIAPFTGETAMEIGNLFNPDATEYLLFWDLRLPRVGVAFFTGAVLALGGMVFQAVFRNALTTPFTLGVSSGATLATAIGIVFLPASLAALSYFFSFVGAFSTVVLLFLFARTLKATQTHSLLLIGIALSFFYSAALMVIFYLSDLEQSYSIIRFTMGSLSVVGMESLYPVAAAALGLLWVVVRYRPELKLLLTSYENAFLKGIEIRKINLILLLAVSMSVGICVSVVGPIGFIGLVIPHIVRLLYRRSSDALILPVFYYGGVFLVLCDLIARNLGAASEVPIGVVTSFIGGPFFIYIILKKRGGHG; encoded by the coding sequence ATGAAACGGCTGATTTTTGCCCTGTCGCTGACGATCCTGGCCATCGCGCCGTTCACAGGAGAAACGGCGATGGAGATTGGCAATCTTTTCAACCCCGATGCGACCGAATACCTCCTGTTTTGGGATCTTCGGCTCCCCCGGGTCGGGGTCGCATTTTTTACCGGGGCGGTCCTCGCGCTGGGGGGAATGGTATTTCAGGCGGTGTTTCGCAACGCGCTCACAACCCCTTTTACCCTCGGTGTCTCCAGCGGCGCGACCCTGGCGACGGCGATAGGCATCGTCTTTTTACCCGCATCGCTGGCGGCCCTCTCGTACTTTTTCAGTTTCGTCGGGGCGTTTTCGACGGTCGTGCTGCTGTTTTTGTTTGCACGGACCCTCAAAGCTACCCAGACCCATTCGCTGCTCCTCATCGGGATCGCGCTGTCGTTTTTCTATTCGGCCGCGCTGATGGTAATTTTTTACCTCAGCGACCTCGAACAAAGCTACTCGATCATCCGTTTCACGATGGGGAGCCTGAGCGTTGTGGGGATGGAGAGCCTCTATCCCGTTGCGGCGGCGGCGCTCGGTCTGCTGTGGGTCGTCGTACGTTACCGCCCCGAGCTTAAGCTGCTCCTCACTTCGTACGAAAACGCGTTTCTCAAAGGGATCGAGATCAGGAAAATCAACCTGATCCTCCTCCTCGCCGTCTCGATGAGCGTGGGGATCTGCGTGAGCGTCGTCGGGCCGATCGGGTTTATCGGGCTCGTGATCCCCCACATCGTCCGCCTGCTTTACCGTCGCAGCAGCGACGCTTTGATTCTCCCGGTCTTTTATTACGGCGGGGTATTTCTGGTCCTGTGCGACCTGATCGCGCGCAATCTCGGCGCGGCCAGCGAAGTCCCCATCGGGGTCGTCACGTCATTTATCGGGGGACCGTTTTTCATTTACATCATCCTGAAAAAAAGGGGGGGACATGGTTAG